Proteins encoded together in one Amblyomma americanum isolate KBUSLIRL-KWMA chromosome 1, ASM5285725v1, whole genome shotgun sequence window:
- the LOC144097358 gene encoding uncharacterized protein LOC144097358: MTPAMLSLKSEAPMSPQEDAAFRNGVSGSFSEDDDLPDDRSPTSSSQDLLSPCPSSYMDADDFDDAESGDSSSTTAASQMSSRRKRAPKPSARSRTAAANAAAGLKAPAPPKMKKTRRLKANDRERNRMHNLNSALDRLRCVLPTFPDDTKLTKIETLRFAHNYIWALSETLKLVESKAEKKESQQVNQDSLGTSMPPAGIQESTTASPTAPLTPMAAGGPTTPRGYYTPPLSVTSSPSSVRQLTPSAACLGSPSTPWNLSSCPGSVPISTPASSVDFSDSSCSGSECGFATYETL, encoded by the coding sequence ATGACGCCCGCCATGCTCTCCTTGAAGTCAGAGGCTCCGATGTCTCCTCAGGAAGATGCAGCCTTCCGCAACGGTGTTTCCGGCAGTTTCAGCGAAGACGACGACCTCCCGGACGACCGCTCTCCGACCTCTTCTTCTCAAGACCTGCTCAGTCCGTGTCCCTCGTCCTACATGGACGCGGATGATTTTGATGATGCTGAGTCCGGCGACTCCTCTTCAACCACTGCAGCATCTCAGATGTCTTCCAGACGCAAGCGGGCACCGAAGCCATCGGCTCGATCCAGAACGGCAGCTGCGAATGCAGCGGCAGGACTCAAGGCTCCCGCGCCGCCCAAGATGAAGAAGACGCGCCGTCTTAAGGCCAACGACCGGGAGCGAAATCGCATGCATAATCTTAACAGCGCCCTTGATCGGCTGCGTTGTGTTTTGCCTACTTTCCCTGATGATACCAAGCTGACAAAAATCGAGACGCTCCGCTTTGCGCACAATTACATCTGGGCTCTCTCAGAGACCCTCAAGCTGGTCGAGTCTAAAGCAGAGAAGAAGGAGTCGCAGCAGGTTAATCAGGATTCGCTGGGGACGTCCATGCCGCCCGCCGGGATTCAGGAGTCTACGACCGCGTCGCCCACGGCACCGCTGACCCCGATGGCTGCTGGTGGGCCCACGACGCCCCGCGGTTATTACACGCCCCCACTGTCCGTCACATCTTCACCGTCCTCCGTGAGGCAACTTACTCCTTCAGCAGCGTGCCTCGGTTCACCTTCAACACCATGGAACTTGTCGTCCTGTCCCGGTTCTGTGCCCATTTCGACGCCCGCTAGCTCTGTGGACTTTTCAGACTCGTCGTGCTCTGGTTCCGAATGCGGCTTCGCGACTTACGAGACCTTATGA